The Cellulomonas sp. P24 genome contains a region encoding:
- a CDS encoding FAD-dependent monooxygenase — protein sequence MTRSDAVVIGAGPVGLTAALLLADGGADVVLVESATAPSDLPRAISIADETFRTLARLGLSDALKAESLLDTGSRYYGRGDRLLAESKPVPSRIGHPAKSQFDQPVMEDLLWRRAQDHERIRFLTGTAATAITVDDAGVDVDLDAPTGAVRIRATWLVGADGGRSFTRDALGIALVGSTQVERWIVIDLLGTPGEHERFAEFHGNGTRPYVLVPGAAGRLRLEFMLFPDEDPDAMTSPERIRELVRPFHPHVRPDQIRRAAVYIAHQRVARTYRRGRAFLVGDAAHLMPPFSGQGLNAGVRDALNLSWKLLEALDGRATDRLLDSYEHERRTHGTKMVRVSRRTGAVVMATGPFKPRARDLALRLLRAVPSIRAYLTSMRFITPPDYSDGVAVPVGRTADWRLASWIGHGLWQPEVEAADGLASGLDAHLGSGWTLLALGPGDDAFVGLDRFWDAIGARRVRLLTHGAQRSGATSHVELVCRTGAVARVAKELADTQYVVVRPDRYVAAVFPADDERRVVAALREFVDDRRPSQH from the coding sequence ATGACACGTAGCGATGCCGTCGTGATCGGCGCGGGGCCCGTCGGGCTCACGGCTGCGCTGCTGCTCGCCGACGGCGGCGCCGACGTCGTCCTCGTCGAGTCCGCGACCGCGCCGAGCGACCTCCCGCGCGCGATCAGCATCGCCGACGAGACCTTCCGCACCCTGGCCCGGCTCGGGCTGAGCGACGCGCTCAAGGCCGAGTCCCTGCTCGACACGGGCAGCCGCTACTACGGCCGCGGGGACCGGCTCCTCGCGGAGTCCAAGCCCGTCCCGTCCCGGATCGGGCACCCGGCGAAGTCCCAGTTCGACCAGCCGGTGATGGAGGACCTGCTCTGGCGTCGCGCGCAGGACCACGAGCGCATCCGCTTCCTCACCGGCACCGCGGCCACGGCGATCACCGTCGACGACGCCGGCGTGGACGTCGACCTGGACGCACCGACCGGTGCCGTGCGGATCCGCGCCACGTGGCTGGTCGGCGCCGACGGCGGCCGCAGCTTCACCCGGGACGCGCTCGGCATCGCCCTGGTCGGCTCGACGCAGGTCGAGCGGTGGATCGTCATCGACCTGCTCGGCACCCCAGGCGAGCACGAGCGGTTCGCCGAGTTCCACGGCAACGGCACCCGGCCCTACGTCCTCGTCCCGGGCGCAGCAGGGCGACTACGCCTGGAGTTCATGCTGTTCCCCGACGAGGACCCCGACGCGATGACGAGCCCGGAACGGATCCGCGAGCTCGTCCGACCGTTCCATCCGCATGTGCGCCCCGACCAGATCAGGCGGGCCGCGGTCTACATCGCCCACCAGCGCGTCGCCCGCACCTACCGGCGTGGACGCGCGTTCCTCGTCGGCGACGCCGCCCACCTCATGCCGCCGTTCTCCGGTCAAGGGCTCAACGCGGGTGTCCGCGACGCCCTCAACCTCTCCTGGAAGCTGCTCGAGGCGCTCGACGGGCGGGCGACCGACCGGCTGCTCGACAGCTACGAGCACGAGCGGCGCACGCACGGCACGAAGATGGTGCGCGTCTCCCGCCGCACCGGCGCCGTCGTCATGGCGACCGGACCGTTCAAGCCCCGCGCCCGGGACCTCGCTCTGCGGCTCCTGCGCGCCGTCCCCTCGATCCGCGCCTACCTCACGAGCATGCGGTTCATCACGCCACCCGACTACAGCGACGGCGTGGCCGTCCCCGTCGGCCGCACCGCCGACTGGCGACTGGCGTCCTGGATAGGCCACGGGCTCTGGCAGCCCGAGGTCGAGGCCGCCGACGGCCTGGCCTCCGGGCTCGACGCGCACCTCGGCTCCGGCTGGACGCTCCTCGCCCTCGGCCCCGGCGACGACGCGTTCGTCGGGCTGGACCGGTTCTGGGACGCGATCGGCGCCAGACGGGTGCGCCTCCTGACCCACGGCGCGCAGCGGTCCGGCGCCACCTCGCACGTCGAGCTCGTCTGCCGCACCGGGGCGGTCGCCCGCGTCGCGAAGGAGCTCGCCGACACGCAGTACGTCGTGGTCCGGCCCGACCGATACGTCGCCGCCGTCTTCCCCGCCGACGACGAGCGCAGAGTGGTCGCCGCCCTGCGCGAGTTCGTCGACGACCGCCGCCCATCGCAGCACTGA
- a CDS encoding fumarylacetoacetate hydrolase family protein has product MTTERTDMRFASYLNLAGVPTWGAEQGGMLHDLGPSGLGVASTLKAAIVDARLADLPDLGTAPTQPTDGTTFLPVIGDPGKIICIGVNYRTHQSETGRADVPAPTVFIRYPDTLAAHGADLPIPSETAMYDYEGELALVVGAPASHVSEADAWDVVAGYTAFNDLSARDWQRHTGQWTPGKNFPASGPFGPFYTPAGDLGDITDLVLETRVNGEVRQHARLSDLIFDIPAIIAYVTTFTPLAAGDVIVTGTPRRGGPVPHATAVPLRRGRRRGGDLQARDAPQPPRLLTRTPSRGRTSHDT; this is encoded by the coding sequence ATGACGACCGAGAGGACCGACATGCGGTTTGCGAGCTACCTCAACCTGGCCGGGGTGCCCACCTGGGGCGCCGAGCAAGGCGGGATGCTGCACGACCTCGGCCCGAGCGGTCTCGGAGTCGCGTCGACGCTCAAGGCGGCGATCGTCGACGCGCGGCTCGCCGACCTCCCCGACCTCGGCACGGCCCCGACGCAGCCCACCGACGGGACGACCTTCCTGCCGGTGATCGGCGACCCCGGGAAGATCATCTGCATCGGCGTCAACTACCGGACGCACCAGAGCGAGACCGGCCGGGCCGACGTCCCCGCACCCACCGTGTTCATCCGCTACCCGGACACGCTCGCCGCACACGGCGCCGATCTGCCGATCCCCTCCGAGACGGCCATGTACGACTACGAGGGCGAGCTCGCCCTCGTCGTCGGCGCCCCCGCCTCCCATGTGTCGGAGGCAGACGCGTGGGACGTCGTCGCGGGATACACCGCGTTCAACGACCTCAGTGCCCGTGACTGGCAGCGGCACACCGGTCAGTGGACCCCCGGCAAGAACTTTCCGGCGAGCGGGCCGTTCGGCCCCTTCTACACACCGGCGGGCGACCTCGGCGACATCACCGACCTCGTCCTCGAGACGCGGGTCAACGGTGAGGTGCGCCAGCATGCGCGTCTCTCCGACCTCATCTTCGACATCCCCGCGATCATCGCCTACGTCACGACGTTCACCCCGCTCGCCGCAGGAGACGTCATCGTCACGGGCACCCCCCGGCGGGGTGGGCCTGTTCCGCACGCCACCGCAGTTCCTCTCCGCCGGGGACGTCGTCGAGGTGGAGATCTCCAAGCTCGGGACGCTCCGCAACCGCCTCGTCTCTTGACCCGGACGCCGTCGCGTGGGAGGACCAGTCATGACACGTAG
- a CDS encoding GntR family transcriptional regulator has product MARRSKWESLSDAVRDLLRNDILGAEWAPGARLPVGRLAERYETSTTVVREALTRLAGERLVRFSPNHGFFVAELSLDELRDLTELRCRVEAFGIALAVERGDLAWESELIAIHHTLERTPRRRPDDPHHITDEWFVAHQAFHAKLLEPCRLAVLTDLAATLADATALYRQWAAASPQAEARDIEAEHRAILDAVLARDADEAARLLHSHYTLSVTVIEAAELLAPDPATRAGTGAGTAAGTATRTGAAARPGAEPA; this is encoded by the coding sequence ATGGCGCGACGGTCGAAGTGGGAGAGCCTCAGCGACGCGGTCCGGGATCTGCTGCGGAACGACATCCTCGGGGCGGAGTGGGCACCGGGCGCCCGGCTGCCCGTGGGTCGGCTCGCCGAGCGCTATGAGACGAGCACCACCGTCGTCCGCGAGGCACTGACCCGGCTCGCAGGTGAGAGGCTCGTCCGGTTCTCGCCGAACCACGGGTTCTTCGTCGCGGAGCTGTCGCTCGACGAGCTGCGCGACCTCACCGAGCTGCGGTGCCGGGTCGAGGCGTTCGGGATCGCGCTCGCCGTCGAACGGGGCGACCTCGCCTGGGAGTCCGAGCTCATCGCCATCCACCACACGCTCGAGCGCACTCCTCGCCGACGGCCCGACGACCCCCACCACATCACCGACGAGTGGTTCGTCGCCCACCAGGCGTTCCACGCGAAGCTCCTCGAACCGTGCCGGCTCGCCGTCCTCACGGATCTCGCCGCCACGCTCGCCGACGCCACCGCGCTGTACCGGCAGTGGGCGGCCGCCTCTCCCCAGGCCGAGGCCCGGGACATCGAGGCCGAGCACCGGGCGATCCTCGACGCCGTGCTCGCACGGGACGCCGACGAGGCGGCCCGACTCCTGCACTCGCACTACACCCTCAGCGTCACGGTGATCGAGGCGGCGGAGCTCCTCGCGCCGGACCCGGCCACGCGCGCCGGCACCGGAGCGGGCACGGCTGCCGGCACCGCCACCAGAACAGGCGCCGCCGCCAGACCGGGCGCCGAACCGGCCTGA
- a CDS encoding SDR family oxidoreductase, with protein sequence MPRPTKAAIIVGGGSGIAAAAATELARHGYGIAVMSPSGRGSALAAELGGVGLDGSNRSVEDLAAIVDLTLTRYGRIDAVVNGSGHAASGPVLDLTDEDWTDGMEGYLLNVVRMARLVTPHLIAAGGGSIVNISTSSPFEPNPRYPVSATFRAALASFTKLYADEYGPSNVRMNNVLPGFTKEDPSTVPAEWTSRIPLRRAASTAEVARLIRFLATEESSYVTGQNLRIDGGVTRSV encoded by the coding sequence ATGCCACGACCGACCAAGGCCGCGATCATCGTCGGAGGTGGCTCCGGGATCGCCGCCGCCGCAGCCACCGAGCTCGCCCGGCACGGCTACGGCATCGCCGTGATGTCGCCCTCCGGTCGAGGCTCGGCCCTCGCCGCGGAGCTCGGCGGCGTCGGGCTCGACGGGTCGAACCGCTCGGTCGAGGACCTCGCGGCGATCGTCGACCTCACCCTCACGCGGTACGGCCGGATCGACGCGGTCGTCAACGGGTCGGGGCACGCGGCGAGCGGTCCGGTGCTCGACCTCACCGACGAGGACTGGACCGACGGCATGGAGGGCTACCTGCTCAACGTCGTCCGGATGGCGCGCCTCGTCACCCCGCACCTGATCGCCGCCGGCGGCGGTTCGATCGTGAACATCTCGACGAGCTCGCCGTTCGAGCCGAACCCGCGGTACCCGGTCTCGGCGACGTTCCGGGCCGCGCTCGCGTCGTTCACCAAGCTGTACGCCGACGAGTACGGGCCGTCGAACGTCCGGATGAACAACGTGCTCCCCGGCTTCACCAAGGAGGACCCGTCGACGGTGCCCGCGGAGTGGACGTCGCGGATCCCGCTGCGGCGCGCGGCGAGCACCGCCGAGGTCGCCCGCCTCATCCGGTTCCTCGCGACGGAGGAGTCGTCGTACGTCACCGGCCAGAACCTGCGCATCGACGGCGGGGTCACGCGGTCGGTCTGA
- a CDS encoding TetR/AcrR family transcriptional regulator yields MARRPHAHQTTPENERAILDAVLSLAVTAGYDGTTMADVARVSGLPIGSVYWHFENKEQLFVALIDYCFELWKTAHTGPTNRDILSTSIAGSAALSADPKNAPEAFWIIGLIFALEKRLERNQARQRYLDVRERMFEIIVAQVGHTLPAAALAAEPDLARKIVVLGRALTDGFYIAASAGDDIDFAEFADLSATAIEALVARYADHGAPADQVGVADLAEHAEHVGEG; encoded by the coding sequence ATGGCCAGGCGACCTCACGCCCATCAGACGACACCCGAGAACGAGCGCGCGATCCTGGACGCGGTCCTGTCGCTCGCGGTCACCGCCGGCTACGACGGCACCACGATGGCCGACGTGGCCCGGGTGTCCGGCCTGCCCATCGGGTCGGTCTACTGGCACTTCGAGAACAAGGAGCAGCTGTTCGTCGCCCTGATCGACTACTGCTTCGAGCTGTGGAAGACGGCGCACACCGGCCCGACCAACCGCGACATCCTCAGCACGAGCATCGCCGGCTCCGCGGCGCTCTCGGCGGACCCGAAGAACGCCCCCGAGGCGTTCTGGATCATCGGCCTGATCTTCGCCCTCGAGAAGCGGCTCGAACGGAACCAGGCACGGCAGCGGTACCTCGACGTGCGCGAGAGGATGTTCGAGATCATCGTCGCGCAGGTCGGCCACACGCTCCCGGCGGCCGCTCTCGCCGCCGAGCCCGACCTTGCGCGCAAGATCGTCGTCCTGGGCCGGGCGCTCACCGACGGCTTCTACATCGCGGCCTCGGCGGGCGACGACATCGACTTCGCCGAGTTCGCCGACCTGTCGGCGACCGCAATCGAGGCGCTCGTCGCGCGCTACGCCGACCACGGGGCTCCGGCGGACCAAGTGGGAGTCGCCGATCTGGCCGAACATGCTGAGCATGTGGGGGAGGGCTGA
- a CDS encoding ABC transporter ATP-binding protein, which yields MTDETADVRLRVHEVQKIYRSRTGADVEAVRSLTFDLRAKEFACLVGPSGSGKTTLLKCIAGLLEPTSGTIVLDGERVVGPARGMAVVFQEYARSLFPWMTVEANVELPLKTAGIPKAERAERIADALSSVGLDHVRKSHPWQLSGGMQQRVAIARAVASHPSVLLMDEPFAAVDAQTRAELEDLVRRVWKTHDMTILFITHDIDESVYLGERVLVLSSSPTVVQHDLTIDLPVDRDQGVTRALPRFAELREQVYDQVQMAKTNRGGVRAAIVR from the coding sequence ATGACGGATGAGACGGCAGACGTCCGACTCCGGGTGCATGAGGTGCAGAAGATCTACCGGTCGCGCACGGGTGCGGACGTCGAGGCGGTGCGGTCGCTGACCTTCGACCTGCGTGCGAAGGAGTTCGCCTGCCTGGTCGGGCCGTCCGGGAGCGGCAAGACGACACTGCTCAAGTGCATCGCCGGTCTGCTCGAGCCCACCTCCGGCACGATCGTCCTCGACGGCGAACGGGTGGTAGGTCCGGCCAGGGGCATGGCCGTCGTGTTCCAGGAGTACGCCCGCAGCCTCTTCCCGTGGATGACGGTCGAGGCGAACGTCGAGCTGCCGCTCAAGACGGCCGGCATCCCCAAGGCGGAGCGGGCGGAGCGGATCGCCGACGCGCTGTCCTCCGTCGGGCTCGACCACGTCCGCAAGAGCCACCCGTGGCAGCTCTCCGGCGGCATGCAGCAGCGGGTCGCGATCGCACGCGCGGTCGCCTCGCACCCGAGCGTGCTCCTCATGGACGAGCCGTTCGCCGCCGTCGACGCCCAGACCCGCGCCGAGCTCGAGGACCTCGTGCGGCGCGTGTGGAAGACGCACGACATGACGATCCTGTTCATCACGCACGACATCGACGAGTCGGTCTACCTCGGCGAACGCGTGCTCGTGCTGTCGAGCTCGCCGACGGTCGTCCAGCACGACCTGACGATCGACCTCCCGGTCGATCGCGACCAGGGCGTCACCCGGGCGCTCCCGCGGTTCGCCGAGCTGCGCGAGCAGGTCTACGACCAGGTCCAGATGGCCAAGACGAACCGTGGCGGCGTCCGCGCCGCGATCGTGCGATGA
- a CDS encoding ABC transporter permease: protein MRALRLLARWFGLPILLVGAWWLLTRDGANFYVPQPGQILDSLVHVWLGELLVSDVVPSLLRLAAALVISIVVGIGLGAVIGASRRVRWLVEPLLEFMRAIPATILIPVLLLVIGINDATKITVIVLGCVWPILLNTIAGVRAIDEVLSDTGHVYRIEGRARLMYLTLPGASPQIMTGIRQSLSVGLILMVVSEMFASTAGIGFAIIDFQNRIAIPDMWGGILLLGIIGVALSALFQTVQRRILAWYIGLKEASHDG, encoded by the coding sequence ATGAGGGCCTTGCGACTGCTCGCCCGGTGGTTCGGCCTCCCGATCCTCCTCGTGGGGGCCTGGTGGCTGCTCACCCGCGACGGTGCGAACTTCTACGTGCCCCAGCCGGGTCAGATCCTCGACTCGCTGGTGCACGTCTGGCTCGGCGAGCTCCTCGTGTCCGACGTCGTGCCGAGCCTCCTGCGTCTGGCCGCCGCGCTGGTCATCTCGATCGTCGTCGGCATCGGCCTCGGGGCCGTCATCGGCGCGTCCCGACGGGTGCGCTGGCTCGTCGAGCCGCTCCTGGAGTTCATGCGTGCGATCCCGGCGACGATCCTCATCCCGGTGCTGCTCCTCGTCATCGGCATCAACGACGCGACGAAGATCACCGTCATCGTCCTCGGCTGCGTCTGGCCGATCCTGCTCAACACGATCGCCGGGGTGCGGGCGATCGACGAGGTGCTCTCCGACACCGGGCACGTCTACCGCATCGAGGGACGCGCACGCCTGATGTACCTGACCCTGCCCGGAGCCTCGCCGCAGATCATGACGGGGATCAGGCAGAGCCTCTCGGTCGGCCTCATCCTCATGGTCGTCTCCGAGATGTTCGCGTCGACCGCGGGGATCGGCTTCGCGATCATCGACTTCCAGAACCGCATCGCCATCCCCGACATGTGGGGCGGCATCCTGCTGCTCGGCATCATCGGCGTGGCGCTGTCCGCGCTGTTCCAGACGGTCCAGCGCCGGATCCTCGCGTGGTACATCGGCCTGAAGGAGGCTTCCCATGACGGATGA
- a CDS encoding ABC transporter permease, whose translation MSHAVPEPGLGRPPRRRVRVSWSSSGPIVLGAAGILASLVLWQLYSLLGPVDPEHLPPPTIVLRQFFLNLTYVQFWVAIGHTLWAWFLGLAVSAVAGFIAGLAIGSSRFLREATHSTIEFLRPIPSVGLIPLAALLFGPRIGSELMIIVYACFWIVLIQVLYGIADIDKVADDTVRTMRMGPKDRVKYLVFPTLLPYLVTGIRLTATVALILAISVELIVGTPGLGHEVAKAQINGSAPALIALILTSGVFGISINAVMRFLERRVLFWHSSIRSEVAA comes from the coding sequence ATGAGCCACGCCGTTCCCGAACCCGGCCTGGGGCGACCCCCGCGCCGTCGCGTCCGGGTGTCGTGGAGCTCGTCCGGCCCGATCGTGCTCGGTGCGGCAGGGATCCTCGCGTCCCTCGTGCTCTGGCAGCTGTACTCGCTCCTCGGCCCCGTCGACCCGGAGCACCTGCCGCCGCCGACGATCGTCCTGCGTCAGTTCTTCCTCAACCTCACGTACGTGCAGTTCTGGGTCGCGATCGGGCACACGCTGTGGGCGTGGTTCCTCGGGCTGGCCGTGTCCGCGGTGGCCGGGTTCATCGCCGGGCTCGCGATCGGGTCGAGCCGGTTCCTGCGCGAGGCCACCCACTCGACGATCGAGTTCCTCCGGCCGATCCCGTCCGTGGGTCTCATCCCGCTCGCGGCGCTGCTGTTCGGTCCGCGGATCGGGTCGGAGCTCATGATCATCGTCTACGCGTGCTTCTGGATCGTGCTCATCCAGGTGCTCTACGGCATCGCCGACATCGACAAGGTCGCCGACGACACGGTCCGCACGATGCGGATGGGCCCGAAGGACCGGGTTAAGTACCTCGTGTTCCCGACGCTCCTGCCGTACCTCGTCACCGGAATCCGGCTCACCGCCACCGTCGCGCTCATCCTCGCGATCAGCGTCGAGCTCATCGTCGGCACCCCCGGCCTGGGGCACGAGGTCGCGAAGGCCCAGATCAACGGCTCCGCGCCGGCCCTCATCGCCCTCATCCTCACCAGCGGCGTGTTCGGCATCTCGATCAACGCGGTGATGCGTTTCCTCGAACGGCGCGTGCTGTTCTGGCACTCCTCGATCCGGTCGGAGGTGGCGGCATGA
- a CDS encoding ABC transporter substrate-binding protein translates to MKSFTSRVLAVGALGLALVLSGCSNGSVSGGTTDNGSANSTLTHVTLGLFPSSAQAAFQVAIDQGFFKDQGLDLELVVGQGSAAQLPALSSGSLDFMLTSPITPLLANTQGLDVKIISGYARNNPDVVDDSTVVVTGKDSTIHSAKDLAGKTVSVNALGSVGEMGIKEAVEKDGGDPSTIKFVQLGLSEVPAQVAAGQIDAGMTGSPFIQQVLDKGGRVVSDFITAAGLGESELVIAASGNLTTKDPAKVKAFVAALDKALPYLNEHHQAIIDMMPKVLGIPAAVAAKSEFMIWDPTVHQAALGTFADLMVKFDIVKKQPDVNATVWAH, encoded by the coding sequence ATGAAGTCATTCACATCGCGCGTACTCGCCGTGGGTGCGCTCGGGCTCGCACTGGTGCTGTCCGGCTGCTCGAACGGATCGGTGTCGGGGGGCACCACCGACAACGGGAGCGCCAACTCGACGCTCACCCACGTGACCCTCGGGCTCTTCCCGTCCTCGGCGCAGGCCGCCTTCCAGGTCGCCATCGACCAGGGCTTCTTCAAGGACCAGGGGCTGGACCTCGAGCTCGTCGTCGGCCAGGGCAGCGCAGCCCAGCTGCCGGCGCTGAGCTCCGGGAGCCTGGACTTCATGCTCACCAGCCCGATCACGCCGCTGCTCGCGAACACCCAGGGCCTCGACGTCAAGATCATCTCCGGCTACGCCCGCAACAACCCCGACGTCGTCGACGACTCGACCGTCGTCGTGACCGGCAAGGACTCGACCATCCACAGCGCGAAGGACCTGGCCGGCAAGACCGTCTCGGTCAACGCCCTCGGGAGCGTCGGCGAGATGGGGATCAAGGAAGCCGTCGAGAAGGACGGCGGCGACCCCAGCACGATCAAGTTCGTCCAGCTCGGGCTCAGCGAGGTGCCCGCGCAGGTCGCCGCCGGCCAGATCGACGCAGGCATGACCGGCTCGCCGTTCATCCAGCAGGTCCTCGACAAGGGTGGTCGCGTCGTGAGCGACTTCATCACCGCTGCGGGCCTCGGGGAGAGCGAGCTCGTGATCGCCGCGAGCGGCAACCTGACCACCAAGGACCCCGCGAAGGTGAAGGCCTTCGTCGCCGCTCTCGACAAGGCGCTGCCGTACCTCAACGAGCACCACCAGGCGATCATCGACATGATGCCCAAGGTGCTCGGTATCCCCGCGGCGGTCGCGGCCAAGTCGGAGTTCATGATCTGGGACCCGACGGTCCACCAGGCCGCACTCGGCACCTTCGCCGACCTCATGGTCAAGTTCGACATCGTCAAGAAGCAGCCGGACGTCAACGCGACCGTCTGGGCGCACTGA
- a CDS encoding bifunctional 3-(3-hydroxy-phenyl)propionate/3-hydroxycinnamic acid hydroxylase: MNVDTDIVIIGAGPTGLTLANLLGQRGIRVVLLEARTELIDYPRAVGIDDESMRAMQTIGLVDEVLPHTVPDQAVRIVNGAGKVIAEIDPRTREFGWPRRNGFVQPLVDQVLLDGLKRFDTVDVRFGVEAVGLRQGADSATVVVRAADGTTTDVVGRYVVGCEGGRSFTRQQLGIAFDGETRQQRGLVIDVERDPLGTPHAVFGGDPKRGYATLSLPHGIRRWEFMLLDDETDEVATSDAFVHRLLAAHVPDPRSLQIIRRRVYAHHARIAERFREGRVLLAGDAAHVMPVVAGQGWNSCIRDAMNLGWKLAAVVEGRSTDALLDTYARERRDHVKAMVELSVSMSNLVANRSPLRSGLRDATAAVVDRLPRLREWVSGQGFKPMPKYEDGVVVATPLPRFKSVPVVDDGHRSTGMLFPQPRVRTADARDVLLDDATGSDWRVFMWNNDPVLFLSEATRRRLDGLEARLVQVVPSEQLPWAVQHASPGVLVVGDTSGALKAWFHRRPFSAIVVRPDHVVAAECLAQELDAVVDKVIATTRPTAALR; this comes from the coding sequence GTGAACGTCGACACCGACATCGTCATCATCGGCGCCGGTCCCACCGGCCTGACCCTCGCCAACCTGCTCGGTCAGCGCGGCATCCGCGTCGTGCTCCTCGAGGCGCGCACCGAGCTGATCGACTACCCCCGCGCGGTCGGCATCGACGACGAGTCGATGCGCGCCATGCAGACCATCGGCCTGGTGGACGAGGTGCTCCCGCACACCGTCCCCGACCAGGCCGTGCGGATTGTCAACGGTGCCGGCAAGGTCATCGCGGAGATCGACCCGCGGACCCGGGAGTTCGGCTGGCCGCGTCGGAACGGGTTCGTGCAGCCCCTGGTCGACCAGGTGCTCCTCGACGGGCTGAAGCGTTTCGACACGGTGGACGTGCGGTTCGGGGTGGAGGCCGTCGGGCTCCGCCAGGGGGCCGACAGCGCGACCGTCGTGGTGCGCGCCGCGGACGGGACGACCACGGACGTCGTCGGGCGCTACGTGGTCGGGTGCGAGGGTGGCCGGTCCTTCACCCGGCAGCAGCTCGGCATCGCGTTCGACGGTGAGACGCGGCAGCAGCGGGGCCTGGTGATCGACGTCGAGCGGGACCCGCTCGGCACGCCGCACGCCGTGTTCGGCGGTGACCCGAAGCGCGGCTACGCGACGCTCAGCCTGCCCCACGGGATCCGCCGCTGGGAGTTCATGCTGCTCGACGACGAGACGGACGAGGTCGCGACCTCCGACGCGTTCGTCCACCGGCTGCTGGCCGCGCACGTGCCGGACCCCCGGTCGCTGCAGATCATCCGCAGGCGGGTGTACGCCCACCATGCGCGGATCGCCGAGCGCTTCCGGGAGGGTCGGGTCCTGCTCGCGGGCGATGCGGCGCACGTCATGCCGGTCGTGGCCGGGCAGGGCTGGAACTCCTGCATCCGCGACGCGATGAACCTGGGGTGGAAGCTGGCCGCCGTCGTCGAGGGCCGGTCCACGGACGCGCTGCTCGACACGTACGCGCGGGAACGACGCGACCACGTCAAGGCCATGGTCGAGCTGTCGGTGAGCATGAGCAACCTCGTCGCGAACCGCAGCCCGTTGCGCTCGGGCCTGCGCGACGCCACCGCCGCGGTGGTCGATCGGCTGCCCCGGCTCCGGGAGTGGGTCTCCGGGCAGGGGTTCAAGCCGATGCCGAAGTACGAGGACGGGGTGGTCGTGGCGACCCCGTTGCCGAGGTTCAAGTCGGTGCCCGTCGTCGACGACGGTCACCGGTCGACCGGGATGCTGTTCCCGCAGCCACGCGTGCGCACGGCGGACGCGCGCGACGTGCTGCTCGACGACGCGACGGGCAGCGACTGGCGGGTGTTCATGTGGAACAACGACCCGGTGCTGTTCCTGTCGGAGGCGACCCGACGCCGGCTCGACGGCCTCGAGGCGCGACTCGTCCAGGTCGTCCCGTCCGAGCAGCTCCCGTGGGCCGTCCAGCATGCGTCGCCGGGGGTGCTCGTCGTGGGCGACACGTCGGGTGCGCTCAAGGCGTGGTTCCACCGGCGCCCGTTCTCCGCGATCGTCGTGCGCCCGGACCACGTGGTCGCTGCGGAGTGCCTGGCGCAGGAGCTCGACGCCGTGGTGGACAAGGTCATCGCCACGACGCGGCCGACCGCCGCACTGCGGTGA
- a CDS encoding HpcH/HpaI aldolase/citrate lyase family protein, with amino-acid sequence MTADLQRRGPALLHVATPSLSVVEGVLAAGYDGVVVDLQHGEVGLEAACMMLRAIPRGTAHAYARVSSIDSGAIGRLLDSGARGIVAPTVESADEARALVAAAKYPPLGRRSLGPSRPALYDGADYCRAGNAAVAAVVQIETRLGVERADEILAVEGVDSVYLGPADLAVSYGLPGRADWEAGPVLDAIETATATARRHGRTVGLYCASAGYAAALLERGLVDYVGLGIDLVLVTRAARDLIEQLKGTP; translated from the coding sequence ATGACGGCCGACCTGCAGCGTCGCGGCCCCGCCCTGCTGCACGTCGCGACCCCGTCGCTGTCCGTCGTCGAGGGTGTCCTGGCGGCCGGCTACGACGGCGTGGTGGTCGACCTCCAGCACGGCGAGGTCGGCCTCGAGGCCGCTTGCATGATGCTGCGCGCGATCCCGCGTGGCACCGCGCACGCCTACGCCCGGGTGTCGAGCATCGACTCCGGGGCGATCGGCCGGCTGCTCGACAGCGGCGCGCGCGGCATCGTCGCGCCGACGGTCGAGTCCGCGGACGAGGCCCGCGCCCTCGTCGCCGCGGCGAAGTACCCGCCGCTGGGTCGGCGCAGCCTCGGCCCGAGCCGCCCCGCGCTGTACGACGGCGCGGACTACTGCCGGGCGGGCAACGCGGCCGTCGCCGCCGTCGTGCAGATCGAGACCCGCCTCGGGGTCGAGCGCGCGGACGAGATCCTCGCGGTCGAGGGGGTCGACTCGGTCTACCTCGGCCCTGCCGACCTGGCCGTCTCGTACGGTCTGCCGGGTCGGGCCGACTGGGAGGCGGGACCGGTCCTCGACGCGATCGAGACCGCGACGGCTACAGCCCGGCGCCATGGCCGGACCGTCGGCCTCTACTGCGCGTCGGCCGGGTACGCCGCCGCGCTTCTCGAGCGCGGGCTCGTCGACTACGTCGGACTGGGCATCGACCTGGTCCTCGTCACCCGCGCGGCCCGTGACCTCATCGAGCAGCTGAAAGGCACCCCGTGA